The following proteins are encoded in a genomic region of Hydra vulgaris chromosome 05, alternate assembly HydraT2T_AEP:
- the LOC136080206 gene encoding uncharacterized protein LOC136080206 — MNGNSIEIKHQIVVNLSINDTTIDLECLVADIVPEYQMLLGMDAIRLLGGVQVGRDGETINFNVEQLAIGATAVSQEKTSEVSSSTILKLIDKDFVAEFKNGSWSVSWKWLMEPPTLTNKIPNYHISEDVKSEYAMEISEWIAQGWLKPFEGRCNGIIPLMAVTQRNKLKICPVMDYRELNQFVSSHTADGDVCSTKLRNWRKLGENLEIIDLKKAYLQIRVDEALWKYQVVEYEGQRYCLTRLGFGLNVAPRIMTKILKKVLSLDKFVESGTDSFIDDIIVNNNIVSSCRVQELLKKYGLDSKLPEKLVGGRVLGLRVYKQCNQVRWKRDNIPKVPEGKMTRRQIFSWCGQLTGHFPIANWLRPSCSYLKRVSSSCGWDSLVNERVVKLVSSLNERLTKEDPVHGSWNVKNISKATVWCDASSLAVGIVLEVAGEIVEDCSWLRKQDDTAHIILAELEAVIKGINLATKWGFECINIKCDSATVVGWLRSLIIGDKPVRVHGLGEPLVRRRLSLIEDLVKECNIKLKLFLVKSAENKADALTRVPQNWLHANHSAMTANIVPPDVKSFHNLHHFGVNRTLYLMKQTYPKEKVCRKDVESVRKSCERCLSLKTRW; from the coding sequence ATGAATGGAAACTCAATTGAAATAAAACACCAGATTGTTGTTAATCTTTCTATAAATGATACCACCATCGATTTGGAATGCCTGGTGGCAGACATTGTTCCCGAATATCAAATGCTACTTGGTATGGACGCAATACGACTGCTTGGAGGTGTCCAAGTCGGGAGAGACGGCGAAACCATAAACTTCAATGTGGAACAACTAGCTATCGGTGCTACTGCTGTTTCTCAAGAAAAAACGAGTGAAGTATCCTCGTCTACTATTCTAAAGCTGATTGATAAAGACTTCGTAGCAGAATTCAAAAACGGCAGTTGGAGCGTGTCTTGGAAATGGCTGATGGAACCACCAACGTTAACTAACAAAATTCCAAACTATCATATCTCTGAGGACGTTAAAAGTGAGTACGCAATGGAAATAAGTGAATGGATAGCACAGGGATGGCTGAAACCATTTGAAGGGAGATGTAATGGCATCATTCCATTGATGGCAGTAACTCAAcgaaataagttaaaaatatgtcCGGTGATGGACTACCGGGAGTTGAATCAATTTGTATCCAGTCATACTGCAGATGGCGATGTTTGCAGTACCAAACTTCGCAACTGGAGAAAGTTGGGAGAAAATCTTGAGATAATCGACTTAAAGAAAGCGTACCTGCAAATTCGTGTCGACGAAGCATTATGGAAATATCAAGTTGTGGAATATGAAGGGCAGCGTTACTGTCTAACAAGATTGGGTTTTGGTTTAAATGTGGCGCCCAGAATAATGactaaaatcttaaaaaaggtattatccTTAGATAAATTTGTCGAGTCTGGGACGGATTCATTTATTGATGATATCATTGTCAATAATAACATAGTGTCAAGTTGCAGAGTTCAAGAACTCTTGAAAAAATATGGCTTGGATTCTAAGTTGCCAGAAAAACTTGTCGGTGGTCGTGTGCTTGGATTGCGAGTGTACAAACAATGCAACCAAGTCCGTTGGAAACGTGACAACATACCCAAAGTTCCGGAAGGAAAAATGACACGTCGGCAAATCTTTTCTTGGTGCGGACAGCTGACCGGACATTTTCCAATAGCAAATTGGCTGCGCCCTTCGTGCAGCTATCTAAAAAGAGTTTCGAGTAGTTGTGGATGGGACTCTTTGGTGAACGAACGAGTTGTTAAATTAGTAAGCAGTTTGAATGAAAGACTTACAAAGGAAGATCCCGTTCATGGGTCATGGAATGTcaaaaacatttctaaagcaaCAGTGTGGTGCGATGCAAGCAGTTTAGCTGTTGGCATAGTTTTGGAAGTGGCTGGAGAAATAGTAGAAGACTGTTCGTGGCTGAGGAAACAAGATGATACGGCTCACATTATTCTTGCAGAGTTAGAAGCCGTGATAAAAGGAATTAATCTAGCAACAAAATGGGGATTCGAATGTATTAACATAAAGTGTGATTCGGCTACTGTTGTCGGTTGGTTGAGATCCTTAATTATCGGTGACAAACCCGTTCGAGTACACGGTCTTGGAGAACCACTTGTCCGTCGCCGGTTGTCATTGATTGAAGACCTTGTGAAGGAgtgcaatataaaattaaaacttttcctGGTAAAGTCAGCAGAAAACAAAGCCGATGCTCTTACGAGGGTACCACAGAACTGGCTGCATGCAAACCATTCTGCAATGACAGCAAACATTGTACCGCCTGATGTGAAGTCGTTtcataatcttcatcactttgGAGTCAATCGAACACTTTATTTGATGAAACAAACATACCCGAAGGAGAAAGTTTGCAGAAAAGACGTTGAATCAGTCAGGAAAAGTTGCGAAAGATGTTTATCGCTCAAAACTCGTTGGTGA